The following coding sequences lie in one Myxococcus virescens genomic window:
- the tssF gene encoding type VI secretion system baseplate subunit TssF, with protein MFSKYYLSELSYLREMGRAFGLANPSVAGLLVERGADPDVERLLEGFAFLAARIRERVDDDVPELVHGLTELLLPHYLRPLPASTIVEFTPHLRALRGRSRLAAGAEVASQPIDGTSCVFRTTTDVDLLPVQLTDALLDRSSITAPVLRLYFQTTEQGRAEVFREQGLRLFIHADLSAASVVLLWLLRYCRQVRVRGASGQGDGIKLPANAIQPVGFHRDFKLLPWPRASEGYRHLQEYLTLPEKFLFFEVRGLDAAAGLKEDRFEIAFHLERPPPLDARIHREMFRLHCAPVVNLFSVPADPILHRTLDREHLLRASDLPPNHAEVYSVDSVTGLKAGRNERRVYRPFYEFTHTAGGDAEQSFYRLRRAPSPLDEGIDTYITLETPRNIAPEVNAEEALSMDLTCTNRSLPSRLQVGDLTASTSASPTQAKFKNISPVSRPARAPLGTELHWRLLSHLAINQHSLADAAALRRLMDLYNFHSLTDNLAARASRLRINAIRAVETKPVTRFLEGAPLRGHRTRVDLDEENFMGVGDSFLFGSVLEELLASHVTINSFNELSIRLHPSQTEFAWLPRNGSQTLL; from the coding sequence ATGTTCAGCAAGTATTACCTGAGCGAGCTGTCGTACCTGCGGGAGATGGGACGGGCCTTCGGGCTGGCCAACCCCTCTGTCGCGGGCCTGTTGGTGGAGCGCGGCGCGGACCCGGACGTGGAGCGGCTGCTGGAGGGCTTCGCGTTCCTCGCGGCCCGCATCCGCGAGCGCGTGGACGACGACGTGCCAGAGCTGGTGCACGGGCTCACCGAGCTGCTGCTGCCGCACTACCTGCGCCCGCTGCCGGCCTCCACCATCGTCGAGTTCACCCCGCACCTGCGCGCGTTGCGCGGCCGCTCGCGGCTGGCCGCCGGGGCGGAGGTGGCGTCCCAGCCGATTGACGGCACCAGTTGCGTCTTCCGCACCACCACGGACGTGGACCTGCTGCCGGTGCAGCTCACCGACGCGCTCCTGGACCGGTCGTCCATCACCGCGCCGGTGCTGCGCCTCTATTTCCAGACGACGGAGCAGGGCCGCGCGGAGGTGTTCCGCGAGCAAGGCCTGCGCCTGTTCATCCACGCCGACCTGTCCGCCGCGTCGGTGGTGCTGTTGTGGCTGCTCCGCTACTGCCGCCAGGTGCGCGTGCGCGGCGCGTCGGGCCAGGGCGACGGCATCAAGCTGCCAGCGAATGCCATCCAACCGGTGGGCTTCCACCGGGACTTCAAGCTGCTGCCCTGGCCGCGCGCCAGCGAGGGCTACCGCCACCTCCAGGAGTACCTGACGCTGCCGGAGAAGTTCCTGTTCTTCGAGGTGCGCGGGCTGGACGCCGCCGCCGGGCTGAAAGAGGACCGCTTCGAGATTGCCTTCCACCTGGAGCGGCCGCCGCCCCTGGATGCGCGCATCCACCGGGAGATGTTCCGGCTGCATTGCGCCCCCGTGGTGAACCTCTTCAGCGTGCCGGCGGACCCCATCCTCCACCGCACGCTGGACCGGGAGCACCTGCTGCGCGCGTCCGACCTGCCCCCCAACCACGCCGAGGTGTACTCGGTGGACTCGGTGACGGGCCTGAAGGCCGGGCGCAACGAGCGGCGCGTCTATCGGCCCTTCTACGAGTTCACCCACACCGCGGGCGGGGACGCTGAGCAGTCCTTCTATCGGCTGCGCCGGGCGCCTTCGCCGCTGGACGAAGGAATCGACACGTACATCACCCTGGAGACGCCGCGGAACATCGCGCCGGAGGTCAACGCCGAGGAAGCGCTGTCCATGGACCTGACGTGCACCAACCGCTCGCTGCCCTCGCGGCTGCAGGTGGGTGACTTGACGGCGTCCACCTCCGCCAGCCCCACGCAGGCGAAGTTCAAGAACATCTCCCCGGTGAGCCGGCCCGCGCGCGCGCCGCTGGGCACCGAGCTGCACTGGCGGCTCCTGTCGCACCTGGCCATCAACCAGCACTCGCTGGCGGACGCGGCCGCGCTGCGCCGGCTGATGGACCTGTACAACTTCCATTCGCTCACCGACAACCTGGCGGCGCGCGCCAGCCGCCTGCGCATCAACGCCATCCGCGCGGTGGAGACAAAGCCGGTGACGCGCTTCCTGGAGGGCGCGCCGCTGCGGGGTCACCGCACCCGCGTGGACCTGGACGAAGAGAACTTCATGGGCGTGGGCGATTCGTTCCTCTTCGGCTCCGTGCTGGAGGAGCTGCTCGCCTCCCACGTCACCATCAACTCCTTCAACGAGCTGAGCATCCGGCTTCACCCCTCGCAGACGGAGTTCGCGTGGCTTCCGAGGAACGGCTCCCAGACGCTTTTGTAG
- the tssG gene encoding type VI secretion system baseplate subunit TssG produces MASEERLPDAFVETAQKLAELAPRVGFFPLVAFLERLTSQATRVGGAGPVNEEMIRFRHDPSLGFPSGDVSSVTLHQVPVRAEDPYSKRPLFEVVTRFLGLTGAVSPLPHYLAEEVAQEDPDHPVRREFLDLFHHRLLSLLYRIESKYRVTSETDTSFSDQWSRRLLALGGFDTYEKALEGTLPTWRLLRIAPLLASRARTSEQLEVALEDVLGDDLEGARVSVRQFVGRWVDIDARARLGHSNHQLGRNMLLGGKAFDRTGKIQIHIRPLPPRAYKRLMQEGDLLPLVREVVALFVRDPLEYDLELGLTEGVQHQFRLSSREPSQLGRDTWLGLSQQTQMSVPVVK; encoded by the coding sequence GTGGCTTCCGAGGAACGGCTCCCAGACGCTTTTGTAGAGACGGCCCAGAAGCTGGCCGAGCTGGCGCCCCGGGTGGGCTTCTTTCCCCTGGTGGCGTTCCTGGAGCGGCTGACGTCGCAGGCCACGCGCGTGGGCGGCGCGGGGCCCGTCAACGAGGAGATGATTCGCTTCCGGCACGACCCGTCCCTGGGGTTCCCCTCGGGCGACGTGTCGTCCGTAACGCTCCACCAGGTGCCGGTGCGGGCGGAGGACCCGTATTCGAAGCGGCCACTCTTCGAGGTGGTGACACGCTTCCTGGGCCTGACGGGCGCGGTGAGTCCCCTGCCTCATTACCTGGCCGAGGAGGTCGCGCAGGAGGACCCGGACCACCCGGTGCGGCGCGAGTTCCTGGACCTGTTCCATCACCGGCTGCTGTCGCTGCTGTACCGCATCGAGTCGAAGTACCGCGTCACCAGCGAGACGGACACGTCCTTCTCGGACCAGTGGTCCCGGCGCCTGCTGGCGCTGGGCGGGTTCGACACCTACGAGAAGGCCCTGGAGGGCACGCTGCCGACCTGGCGTCTGCTGCGGATCGCCCCGCTGCTGGCCAGCCGGGCGAGGACGTCCGAGCAGTTGGAGGTCGCGCTCGAGGACGTGCTGGGCGACGACCTGGAGGGCGCGAGGGTGTCGGTGCGCCAGTTCGTGGGCCGCTGGGTGGACATCGACGCCCGGGCGCGGCTGGGCCACTCCAACCACCAGTTGGGGCGCAACATGCTGTTGGGCGGCAAGGCCTTCGACCGGACGGGGAAGATTCAAATCCACATCCGGCCGCTGCCGCCGCGCGCCTACAAGCGGCTGATGCAGGAAGGGGACTTGCTGCCACTCGTGAGAGAGGTGGTGGCCCTCTTCGTGAGGGACCCCCTGGAGTACGATTTGGAGCTGGGGCTCACCGAAGGCGTGCAGCACCAGTTCCGGCTCTCCAGCCGGGAGCCGAGTCAGCTCGGGCGGGACACGTGGCTGGGCCTGAGTCAGCAGACGCAGATGAGTGTCCCCGTGGTGAAATGA
- the tssH gene encoding type VI secretion system ATPase TssH, with product MGAPIRVDPKALVRRLTPTSTRLLEAAVARASAGRFYEIVPEHMLVQMLEPEDSDVARILQQFGVDRRHLLASMERALQGLRAGSSGRPVFSETLFQWFEEAWLLASVEQGATRLRSGLLFAQFVSRRARYTAELFPELDAISRDELMSSLDVVLRPSPENVEVASADAAASGASGGAAGSAGGRGDEALKRFATSFTGRVREGKIDPIFGRHREIRQMVDILSRRRKNNPILVGEPGVGKTALVEGLAWAIVRGEVPDALKNVELLGLDLGLLQAGAGVRGEFENRLKAVISEVKASPTPIILFIDEAHTIIGAGGSQGGTDASNLLKPALARGELRTLAATTWAEYKKYFEKDAALERRFQPVKVEEPSEEDAELMLRGLRPTYEAAHGVIIRDEAVTAAVRLSSRYISGRQLPDKAVDLLDTSAARVKIELSTRPEELVQLDQEISALERERDTRKRDLAEGTGGPDEQTSLEAAEAKLSATVDARATLHARWETERTAVAALMEARKALREAAPDTDSTPLKAAVDEAAAKLAATRGEVPLVHADVDADIVARVVAGWTGVPVGKMRSDLLESVLNLEDKLRGRVRGQEAALKKVAEIIRISQAGIRNPDTPIGVMLFVGPSGVGKTETALALADALYGGERFMTTLNMSEFQEKHTVSRLIGSPPGYVGYGEGGLLTEAVRQRPYSVVLLDECEKADLEVMNLFYQVFDKGSLTDGEGRAVDFKNTVLILTSNLASDLVMRMFEDGAQPTSDEVLSVIRPALSQHFKPALLARMTVVPFGPVQRDVMRQIAEMKLAKLVSRLRTAHNVETTLAPELLDELARRCTESEMGARNMEQILQGSLMPALSRELLQHLVSGAVPPKLHVALTEGGDWDLRFAEA from the coding sequence TTGGGGGCTCCCATTCGCGTCGATCCGAAAGCGCTTGTCCGTCGCCTGACGCCCACCTCTACCCGTCTGCTCGAGGCCGCCGTGGCCCGGGCCAGCGCGGGACGGTTCTATGAAATCGTCCCGGAGCACATGCTGGTGCAGATGCTGGAGCCGGAGGACTCGGACGTCGCGCGCATCCTCCAGCAGTTCGGCGTGGACCGCCGCCACCTGCTGGCCAGCATGGAGCGCGCCCTCCAGGGCCTGCGCGCGGGCAGCTCCGGCCGGCCCGTCTTCTCCGAGACGCTGTTCCAGTGGTTCGAGGAGGCGTGGCTCCTGGCTTCCGTGGAGCAGGGCGCCACGCGGCTGCGCTCGGGCCTGCTGTTCGCCCAGTTCGTCAGCCGGCGCGCGCGCTACACCGCGGAGCTGTTCCCCGAGCTGGACGCCATCAGCCGCGACGAGCTGATGAGCTCGCTGGACGTGGTGCTGCGGCCCTCGCCCGAGAATGTCGAGGTCGCCTCCGCGGATGCCGCCGCCAGTGGCGCATCAGGAGGCGCGGCCGGTAGCGCGGGCGGCCGAGGGGATGAAGCCCTCAAGCGCTTCGCCACGTCCTTCACCGGCCGGGTGCGCGAGGGGAAGATCGACCCCATCTTCGGCCGGCACCGCGAAATCCGGCAGATGGTGGACATCCTCTCCCGCCGCCGGAAGAACAACCCCATCCTGGTGGGCGAGCCCGGCGTGGGCAAGACGGCGCTGGTGGAGGGCCTGGCCTGGGCCATCGTCCGGGGCGAGGTGCCCGACGCGTTGAAGAACGTGGAGCTGCTGGGGCTGGACCTGGGCCTGCTCCAGGCGGGCGCGGGCGTGCGCGGCGAGTTCGAGAACCGCCTCAAGGCCGTCATCTCCGAGGTGAAGGCCTCCCCCACTCCCATCATCCTGTTCATCGACGAGGCGCACACCATCATCGGCGCGGGCGGCTCGCAGGGCGGCACGGACGCGTCCAACCTGCTCAAGCCGGCGCTGGCGCGCGGTGAGCTGCGCACGCTCGCGGCCACCACCTGGGCCGAGTACAAGAAGTACTTCGAGAAGGACGCCGCGCTGGAGCGGCGCTTCCAGCCGGTCAAGGTGGAGGAGCCCAGCGAGGAGGACGCGGAGCTGATGCTGCGCGGCCTGCGCCCCACGTACGAAGCGGCCCACGGCGTCATCATCCGCGACGAAGCCGTCACCGCCGCGGTGCGCCTGTCCAGCCGGTACATCTCCGGCCGGCAGCTCCCGGACAAGGCGGTGGACCTGCTGGACACGTCCGCGGCCCGCGTGAAGATTGAGCTGTCCACCCGGCCCGAGGAGCTGGTGCAACTGGACCAGGAGATTTCGGCGCTGGAGCGCGAGCGCGACACGCGCAAGCGCGACCTCGCCGAGGGCACGGGCGGCCCGGACGAACAGACGTCCCTGGAGGCCGCCGAGGCGAAGCTGAGCGCCACGGTGGATGCACGTGCCACGCTGCACGCGCGCTGGGAGACGGAGCGCACGGCCGTCGCGGCGCTGATGGAGGCCCGCAAGGCCCTGCGCGAGGCCGCTCCGGACACGGACTCCACGCCACTGAAGGCGGCCGTGGACGAAGCGGCGGCGAAGCTGGCGGCCACGCGCGGCGAGGTGCCGCTGGTACACGCGGACGTGGACGCGGACATCGTCGCGCGGGTGGTGGCGGGCTGGACGGGCGTGCCCGTGGGAAAGATGCGCAGCGACCTGCTGGAGTCGGTGCTCAACCTGGAGGACAAGCTCCGGGGCCGGGTGCGGGGTCAGGAGGCGGCGCTGAAGAAGGTGGCGGAGATCATCCGCATCTCCCAGGCCGGCATCCGCAACCCGGACACGCCCATTGGCGTGATGCTCTTCGTGGGCCCCAGCGGCGTGGGCAAGACGGAGACGGCGCTGGCGCTGGCAGACGCGCTCTATGGCGGCGAGCGCTTCATGACGACGCTCAACATGAGCGAGTTCCAGGAGAAGCACACGGTGAGCCGGCTCATCGGCTCGCCGCCGGGCTACGTGGGCTACGGCGAGGGCGGCCTGCTGACGGAGGCCGTGCGCCAACGGCCCTACTCCGTCGTGCTGCTGGACGAGTGCGAGAAGGCCGACCTGGAGGTGATGAACCTCTTCTACCAGGTGTTCGACAAGGGCTCCCTGACGGACGGCGAGGGCCGCGCGGTGGACTTCAAGAACACCGTGCTCATCCTCACCAGCAACCTGGCCTCGGACCTGGTGATGCGGATGTTCGAGGACGGCGCGCAGCCCACCTCCGATGAAGTGCTGTCGGTGATTCGCCCCGCGCTCAGCCAGCACTTCAAGCCGGCGCTGCTGGCTCGAATGACGGTCGTCCCCTTCGGCCCGGTGCAGCGCGACGTGATGCGCCAGATTGCCGAGATGAAGCTGGCCAAGCTGGTGAGCCGGCTGCGCACGGCGCACAACGTGGAGACGACGCTGGCGCCGGAGCTGCTGGACGAGCTCGCGCGCCGCTGCACGGAGTCGGAGATGGGGGCGCGCAACATGGAGCAGATTCTCCAAGGCTCGCTGATGCCGGCGCTGTCCCGCGAGCTGCTGCAGCACCTGGTGAGCGGCGCGGTGCCCCCGAAGCTGCATGTGGCCCTGACCGAGGGAGGCGACTGGGACCTCCGGTTCGCCGAGGCCTGA
- a CDS encoding HPF/RaiA family ribosome-associated protein gives MRVEIRARNIPLTETLRTYAERRVRFALDRLSDRVKEVVVRLEDANGPKGGVDQVCRVALRLEHGRELAIESSDTNLLAAIDRTLERASNAVTRAVGRAQRQDGARLRDAAWQPDEAAALT, from the coding sequence ATGCGAGTCGAAATCCGAGCCCGGAACATCCCCCTCACAGAGACCCTTCGAACCTACGCCGAGCGTCGCGTGCGCTTCGCCCTGGACCGGCTGTCCGACAGGGTGAAGGAAGTCGTCGTGCGGCTGGAGGATGCCAACGGCCCCAAGGGCGGCGTGGACCAGGTGTGCCGCGTGGCACTCCGCCTGGAACACGGGCGGGAGCTGGCCATCGAATCCTCGGACACCAACCTGCTGGCGGCCATCGACCGGACGCTGGAGCGCGCCAGCAACGCCGTCACGCGGGCGGTGGGCCGCGCGCAGCGCCAGGACGGCGCCCGGCTGCGTGACGCAGCCTGGCAGCCCGATGAGGCCGCCGCGCTGACATGA
- a CDS encoding peroxiredoxin family protein, translating to MHMQGGTGMLARLKSTWARARERRWVRWGVDLAVFALLFSAVAAWQARNLPGAGTPAPAFTLQTLTGDTVRLDALRGKPVVLAFWAPWCGVCGMESSNLSQLRKLAGASAHVVSVAVAYEDEEAVRRFAREHAVDYPVLLGDDAIQSAFRVNSFPTVFFISSEGRVERAAVGYTTLAGLFWRMVL from the coding sequence ATGCACATGCAGGGCGGCACGGGGATGTTGGCGAGGCTGAAGTCCACCTGGGCCCGTGCCCGGGAGCGGCGATGGGTGCGCTGGGGCGTGGACCTGGCCGTGTTCGCCCTCCTCTTCTCGGCGGTGGCCGCGTGGCAGGCCCGGAACCTTCCCGGAGCGGGGACACCCGCGCCCGCCTTCACCCTCCAGACGCTGACAGGTGACACCGTGCGGCTGGACGCGCTCCGCGGCAAGCCGGTGGTGCTGGCCTTCTGGGCGCCCTGGTGCGGCGTCTGCGGAATGGAGTCCTCCAACCTCTCGCAGCTGCGCAAGCTCGCGGGGGCCTCCGCGCATGTCGTGTCCGTCGCCGTGGCCTATGAAGACGAGGAGGCCGTGCGGCGCTTCGCCCGGGAGCACGCGGTGGACTACCCGGTGCTCCTCGGGGACGACGCCATTCAATCCGCCTTTCGTGTGAACAGCTTCCCCACCGTGTTCTTCATCTCCTCGGAGGGGCGCGTGGAACGCGCGGCGGTGGGCTACACCACCCTGGCCGGACTGTTCTGGCGAATGGTGCTGTAG
- a CDS encoding glycoside hydrolase family 16 protein — MHKRHALRSMLWAASSLALVGGCSPEPELSDAEALPLVTQEQGERAYDPGPGWNLAWQDDFTGNSLNSANWTVLTSNFDPVTNNCNFGTGELEFPRAQNVTVAGGKLILTAQRTADAPFDSRCAGYGPRSYYSGRIHSKGKVERRYGKLVASIKVPSGYGMWPAFWTLGANISNVGWPRSGEIDILEWHSNDASWMKSAAHWFANGAQQSWGTGANRGYSIADGFHTYEVEWTANRMIFRLDGEIRGNEFAHNEAAFQQNHYILLNLALGGNWYGHPHPDAIALPWGQTKTMEVEWVRWYQPGSTPPPASLTNASFENGMTGWATWSPNGTEAADFSETYNGGRTGAYHLTHWTNGTPFEVWTYQPVSGLASGTYKVRAWVRKNGGFDLSRLQAKTCGECAPVFTDLGNHGDWTMVETPPISVTGGHLELGFHTRATSGNSAHFIHMDDVELIRL; from the coding sequence ATGCACAAACGACACGCATTGCGTTCGATGTTGTGGGCCGCGAGCAGTCTGGCGTTGGTTGGCGGCTGTTCCCCGGAGCCGGAGTTGTCCGACGCGGAAGCCCTTCCCCTGGTGACGCAGGAGCAGGGCGAGCGGGCCTATGACCCGGGGCCGGGCTGGAACCTGGCGTGGCAGGATGACTTCACGGGCAACAGCCTCAACTCCGCGAACTGGACGGTGCTGACGAGCAACTTCGACCCCGTCACCAACAACTGCAACTTCGGCACGGGGGAGCTGGAGTTCCCCCGCGCGCAGAACGTCACCGTCGCTGGCGGCAAGCTCATCCTCACCGCGCAGCGGACGGCCGACGCGCCGTTTGACTCACGCTGCGCGGGTTACGGGCCACGTTCGTACTACTCGGGCCGCATCCACTCGAAGGGCAAGGTGGAGCGCCGCTACGGCAAGCTGGTGGCGAGCATCAAGGTGCCGTCCGGCTATGGCATGTGGCCCGCGTTCTGGACGCTGGGCGCGAACATCTCCAACGTCGGGTGGCCCCGGAGCGGCGAAATCGACATCCTCGAGTGGCACTCCAACGACGCGTCGTGGATGAAGTCCGCCGCGCACTGGTTCGCCAATGGCGCGCAGCAGAGCTGGGGCACGGGCGCCAACCGCGGGTACAGCATCGCGGACGGCTTCCACACGTACGAGGTGGAGTGGACGGCCAACCGGATGATCTTCCGCCTGGACGGCGAGATTCGCGGCAACGAGTTCGCCCACAACGAGGCGGCCTTCCAGCAGAACCACTACATCCTCCTGAACCTCGCTCTGGGTGGGAACTGGTACGGCCACCCGCACCCGGACGCCATCGCGCTGCCCTGGGGCCAAACGAAGACGATGGAGGTGGAGTGGGTGCGCTGGTACCAGCCAGGGAGCACGCCGCCGCCCGCGTCACTCACCAACGCCAGCTTCGAGAACGGCATGACGGGCTGGGCCACCTGGAGTCCCAACGGCACCGAGGCCGCGGACTTCAGCGAGACGTACAACGGGGGCCGCACCGGCGCCTATCACCTGACGCACTGGACGAACGGCACACCCTTCGAGGTCTGGACGTACCAGCCGGTGTCAGGCCTCGCGTCGGGCACGTACAAGGTCCGCGCGTGGGTGCGAAAGAACGGCGGGTTCGACCTGTCGCGCCTCCAGGCCAAGACGTGTGGCGAGTGCGCGCCCGTGTTCACTGACCTGGGGAACCATGGCGACTGGACGATGGTGGAGACGCCGCCCATCTCCGTGACGGGAGGCCACCTGGAGCTGGGCTTCCACACCCGCGCCACGTCAGGCAACTCCGCCCACTTCATCCACATGGATGACGTGGAGCTCATCCGCCTCTAG
- a CDS encoding sulfate/molybdate ABC transporter ATP-binding protein: MSIVVEQLARRFNRGGSPAVSKVSFQAPEGAITSLLGPSGAGKSTLLRLIAGLEIPDEGRVLIDGVDSTQMPVQQRGVGVVFQSYALFKHLTVRQNVAFGLEVRRVPKAEREARVEEMLRMVQLEHLGGRYPGQLSGGQRQRVAFARALAIRPRVLLLDEPFGALDTRVREELREWLHALHERTRLTTLLVTHDQQEALEISQHVVVLSEGRVAQAGSPADIYDRPASPFVASFIGGASVLRGHVQAGRAAMGALSVTAPAAAREGEPVHAFVRPHDIKLAKAVAGAASASTATGRVERLKPVGGYVKVFLRLPSGDEVTVEVPRSEFDALGVAEGDSVRADVRSATVFVGDYSI; the protein is encoded by the coding sequence ATGAGCATCGTCGTCGAACAGCTCGCCCGCCGGTTCAATCGGGGTGGTAGTCCCGCCGTGTCCAAGGTGTCCTTCCAGGCCCCCGAGGGTGCCATCACCTCGCTGCTGGGACCGTCCGGCGCGGGCAAGTCCACGCTGCTGCGGCTCATCGCCGGGCTGGAGATTCCCGACGAGGGCCGTGTCCTCATCGATGGCGTGGACAGCACGCAAATGCCAGTGCAGCAGCGTGGCGTGGGGGTGGTCTTTCAGAGCTACGCGCTCTTCAAGCACCTCACCGTCCGCCAGAACGTGGCCTTTGGCCTGGAGGTCCGGCGCGTTCCCAAGGCGGAGCGCGAGGCCCGTGTGGAGGAGATGCTCCGCATGGTGCAACTGGAGCACCTGGGCGGCCGCTATCCCGGCCAGCTCTCCGGCGGGCAGCGACAGCGCGTGGCCTTCGCGCGCGCCCTGGCCATCCGCCCCCGCGTGCTGCTGCTGGACGAGCCCTTCGGCGCGCTGGACACGCGTGTGCGCGAGGAGCTTCGGGAATGGCTCCATGCCCTGCACGAGCGCACGCGGCTGACGACGCTGCTGGTGACGCACGATCAGCAGGAGGCCTTGGAGATTTCCCAGCACGTGGTGGTGCTGAGCGAGGGCCGCGTGGCCCAGGCGGGCTCTCCCGCGGACATCTACGACCGGCCCGCGTCCCCCTTCGTCGCCTCATTCATTGGAGGCGCCAGCGTGCTGCGTGGCCACGTCCAGGCGGGCAGGGCGGCCATGGGGGCTTTGTCTGTGACGGCTCCCGCCGCCGCGCGCGAGGGCGAACCAGTGCATGCCTTTGTCCGTCCGCATGACATCAAGCTGGCGAAGGCGGTCGCGGGCGCGGCGAGCGCTTCCACCGCCACCGGCCGCGTCGAGCGGCTCAAACCGGTGGGAGGCTACGTGAAGGTGTTCCTCCGCCTACCAAGCGGGGACGAAGTCACGGTGGAGGTCCCGCGCTCGGAGTTCGACGCGCTGGGCGTGGCGGAGGGGGACTCCGTGCGCGCCGACGTCCGGTCCGCCACCGTCTTCGTGGGGGACTACTCCATCTAG
- the cysW gene encoding sulfate ABC transporter permease subunit CysW, producing MHPSTLVLRRSARSLSGPAFVRWGLIGAAVLLLGVFLIVPLVAVFTFAFQKGWEAYVAALTHPTALAAMRLTLLAAAIAVPFNLVFGLAASWLIARFQFRGRSLLMTLIDLPFSVSPVIAGLIFVLLFGRQGWLGPWLLDHDVRVIFAVPGIVLATVFVTFPFVAREVLPVMEAQGSDEEEAALTLGASGWRTFLTVTLPKVKWGVLYGVILCNARAMGEFGAVSVVSGHVRGVTTTLPLHAEILYNEYDLAGAFAVASLLTLLALVTLVVKKFVEWRSQPS from the coding sequence ATGCATCCATCCACCCTCGTCTTGCGCCGAAGCGCGCGCAGTCTGAGCGGCCCGGCGTTCGTCCGTTGGGGGCTCATCGGCGCGGCGGTGCTGCTGCTGGGCGTCTTCCTCATCGTCCCGCTGGTGGCCGTCTTCACCTTCGCCTTCCAGAAGGGCTGGGAGGCCTACGTCGCCGCCCTGACGCACCCGACGGCGCTGGCGGCCATGCGGCTGACGCTGCTGGCCGCGGCCATCGCCGTGCCCTTCAACCTCGTCTTCGGCCTGGCCGCGTCGTGGCTCATCGCGCGGTTCCAATTCCGGGGACGCTCGTTGTTGATGACGCTCATCGACCTGCCCTTCAGCGTGTCACCCGTCATCGCGGGGCTCATCTTCGTGCTGCTCTTCGGCCGGCAGGGCTGGCTGGGGCCGTGGCTCCTGGACCACGACGTCCGCGTCATCTTCGCCGTGCCCGGCATCGTCCTGGCCACGGTGTTCGTCACTTTTCCCTTCGTCGCACGCGAGGTGCTGCCCGTGATGGAGGCCCAGGGCAGCGACGAAGAAGAGGCGGCGCTGACGCTGGGCGCGAGCGGCTGGCGCACCTTCCTGACCGTCACGCTGCCGAAGGTGAAGTGGGGCGTGCTGTATGGCGTCATCCTCTGCAACGCGCGAGCAATGGGCGAGTTCGGCGCCGTGTCCGTGGTGTCTGGCCACGTGCGCGGAGTGACGACGACGCTGCCGCTGCACGCGGAGATTCTCTACAACGAGTACGACCTGGCCGGCGCGTTCGCCGTGGCGTCGCTGCTGACGCTGCTCGCGCTCGTGACGTTGGTGGTGAAGAAGTTCGTGGAGTGGAGGAGTCAGCCGTCATGA
- the cysT gene encoding sulfate ABC transporter permease subunit CysT — translation MSHPTRHRVLPGFRLSLGFSWFYLGLIVLIPLSSLFLRTFSLSWEEFWGTVTTPRALAAYRLSFGASLAAALANVVFGLLVAWVLVRYRFPGRDVLESLVDLPFALPTAVAGLTLTTLFSAKGWYGQYLEALGLKVAYTSVGVAIALTFIGLPFVVRTVQPVLEDIDVDVEEAAATLGASPWQTFRRVLLPALFPALLSGFTLAFARALGEYGSVVFISGNMPLRTEIVPLLIITRLEQFDYAGATAIAIVMLGASFSLLLAVNLLHRWSQRRLEARPGA, via the coding sequence ATGTCCCATCCTACTCGCCACCGGGTGCTCCCGGGGTTCCGTCTGTCGCTGGGCTTCAGCTGGTTCTACCTGGGCCTCATCGTCCTCATTCCGCTCTCCAGCCTCTTCCTGCGGACCTTCTCCCTGAGCTGGGAGGAGTTCTGGGGCACCGTGACGACGCCGCGCGCGCTCGCCGCGTACCGGCTCAGCTTCGGGGCCTCGCTGGCCGCCGCGCTCGCCAACGTCGTCTTCGGCCTGCTGGTGGCCTGGGTGTTGGTGCGCTACCGCTTCCCCGGCCGCGACGTGCTGGAGTCCCTGGTGGACCTGCCCTTCGCGTTGCCCACCGCCGTGGCCGGGCTCACGCTCACGACGCTGTTCTCCGCGAAGGGGTGGTACGGCCAGTACCTCGAAGCGCTGGGGCTCAAGGTGGCCTACACGTCCGTGGGCGTGGCCATCGCGTTGACGTTCATCGGGTTGCCTTTCGTGGTGCGCACCGTGCAACCCGTGCTGGAGGACATCGACGTGGACGTGGAGGAGGCCGCGGCCACGCTGGGCGCCTCTCCGTGGCAGACCTTCCGGCGCGTCCTCCTTCCCGCGCTCTTCCCCGCGCTGCTCAGCGGCTTCACGTTGGCCTTCGCCCGCGCGCTGGGGGAGTACGGCTCCGTCGTCTTCATCTCCGGCAACATGCCGCTGCGCACGGAGATTGTCCCGCTGCTCATCATCACCCGGCTGGAGCAGTTCGACTACGCGGGGGCGACGGCCATCGCAATCGTCATGCTGGGGGCGTCGTTCTCACTGCTGCTGGCCGTCAACCTGCTCCATCGCTGGAGCCAGCGTCGGCTGGAAGCCCGGCCGGGAGCGTGA